The Myotis daubentonii chromosome 9, mMyoDau2.1, whole genome shotgun sequence genome has a segment encoding these proteins:
- the CEP295 gene encoding centrosomal protein of 295 kDa isoform X3, translating to MTASRRWQSRRRTNGCWEAERRRPPGSSLAELRLLAPGPRLPENTDMKRKVVNAGKMRLSPNEEAFILKEDYERRRKLRLLQVREQERDIALQRREDVKQRRIRQFNHLAEALRAEWEESQTQKINNLEKLYLASLRSMGEGHQQAKENEPDLNALAQRAAERKRKAELRHKEALKVQKNQKEMSIKRKTWHIKARKEALLAEKERSAQITSLPPPPPSLFENIEIKRISNVKTNSSTYHHLYAFVNRETDTEQPDPHLAAEEEAKRLEEVQKQAEKERMEQTEKAHVRGFQAMKKIHLAQSQEKLMKELKQLQQEDLARRRQTVARMPPQLVALPYKRSEMKEDWQRELEFAFEDMYNADRKVKGNLILHLEPEPLPTVTDQIQDEELDLSMEQENLGETEKPPVTEAETICPGEADVPLAMKTQQLPSKILFKKLLNKIRNQKSLWTIKSMSEDESEMTTTISETESKAPTFESETTAIEEGTLSSRQEQVESDMLTVDSGPLTSEDQPISCDADSKKEQEINETQTITAVAQSSVLLHPQEEATRIRMAARQKQIMEIEEQKQKQLELLEQIEQQKLRLESDCFRAQLEEEKRKQPHQTEVGTSQASCTIGTAEDSHRQMIRNYQHQLLQQKRLHRQSVETARKQLLQYQTMLKGKHPSIPAASSVSDSVVSAPLRKYERPTIISELWDQGQQPKLSPNRYQPIQPSQIPQLEQDYFQVPRQNRFPQRQVGTTETNVLAKKCLGSQEQPKQFSQTETQQRDYKSVSKDSHIFSRTLSHDGPLILQHANEVAGTLESQQMFSENNENTASKPREPSLFLPLLAEHSFISLPTKVESGKIQEPFSAMSKGTVSVSHSVISQMQDESFPSSENITAQKGHLKLLQEQLDLQKEVLRSRQEAQEQLLLGKQKDLEGQTGTSVFLPLVPMDSFASLPSAKAESGRIQEPSPSEIDTAVSSGHPGVPQLQDRLLGFSQSILSQQENLKFLHEQLNIQRDNIQARREAQEVLPVHKQGELGGRVWSEQTEPPSLPSQVAQHTFPPFVSAGTQSGKIWELCSSKNEERLLSTQSEIPKSQDGSLSFLQQFLPLHNSLKLLQEQLTAQRDALQARHEAQMELLSHRQRDLRDSKSGQMSSSFPPMGAQRSVALQASAKTEPRRIENPYLSEKESTVPTSHSVIPTFQDESFSSPQHSLPQQENLTAPQSEFEKGISSEQTDTSLSLSQVVESERCREFLSSDSAGPLSHSKIPRFQERFLRFSQGHLEEHQEWLDTQEALRVSQKTQGNASSEQTGSSSFVPQLGHLSFASVPSEYGKTQEPLSSERDGKIPSNHFQIPELQDRLSKISQLIHPQQDNLKALQERLAAQREAIVQSRQKAQEEHEQSQWREGISLEQDGTSSFLPLRVQYSFASLPLTESDRIQEPCPTESDNTAPSSHSEIPRLPASLLGLSQSVLPQLILPRQNKFEEKLSSEHFIQPHHHDLMVLQQQLDLQREAIRFRQEAQEELLSQRLSKLEKGVLSEQVSSSLTLSQVALPVDSERIQNSFPTRSQDRPLSFSQPSLPQQVDLTAHLDLQKEMVPSDEKAQEELLLTRRSKLIESESSENTVPSLFLPKEREHSFISLPFAEVKYKDICESDSSRNEHTVSLSDSVIPKFQGRLLSFSQSNLAQQHNLGLQKQLDLQREVLHYSQKAQEELLVQRQTTLQQQIQKHQETLKDFLKDSQTSKPTLENDLHQMLRERLPHFQDQARGDDEKISSVDRSNSDDNQLFSEGEHLNKELGRRASKPPVAKVKCGLDLNQHELSAIQEVESPASGRPSILGNPDFYQDRDPLRVSISREQSFLGAPLDCDPSAHPDPIAQENICGDNSNETVKVKEAVVENQAVLSYAVDREERTYLSAAVRPDNKAETQEIYHEPLSSITISTGSLSNENTDLSFTDPESFSEHVDHGEQGSTTGKEAAAAAMLSSTVPPSQVIYQRQDSWDVLKPLSPAVEKFIPGQAHVQQPIDKYINEANLMTEKTDLQVELDFPELEYIFPSLHRQLFKPLEPQPDFDLSSLSSGISQESRDFYQSSEASCESHRAAVPPKRTASFTALRRTSLPSPLNTSLSQQPDPNLTRAAALSFGTENIIEGSEQSFQQLLPEFSSQEGIQHADLPSIFSIEARDSSQGMENQYSSEPTEILQNKRGNVHFQLSVGNLKSSVFSSSAEANVFHQLNIAHSTPCGSTSSECSVKDQLEGQKEGLGFEELSERGADKVLDSQGLTEEDKNETCGVLSVNPDVQEIDSQLCVRTVEMGTSVQIPHTIQNEKHFENSIKAEAPKIIPNLSQPSQSELFSTSGSFLQQSSIPVWETESGHGIMEEPELTLVSTSDISIAEMDFANLSIEEKNEARSFQESEFLPLVPETENSKYPAAPDHSVEKPAAVSAETLSKFTPAPGSLQEAFAKRKKSFIERSCQRQKEIRNKTHVFRNPENQVIKTTLSIGSHVSGLKSHVRVSLPEDRKAAQALKHQRTLRLHNQLPEVKRQKEEKAKQEAYAQNGARAKEFHKKTLEKLRAKNTC from the exons CCAGATCCTCATTTGGCTGCTGAAGAAGAAGCTAAAAGACTGGAAGAAGTACAAAAAcaagcagagaaagagagaatggagCAAACTGAAAAGGCACATGTACGGGGTTTCCAAGCAATGAAAAAGATCCATTTGGCTCAA AGTCAAGAAAAACTAATGAAAGAACTCAAACAGCTACAGCAAGAGGACCTGGCACGCAGGAGACAGACTGTAGCACGAATGCCACCACAACTAGTTGCACTTCCATACAAACGCAGTGAAATGAAAGAAGACTGGCAGAGAGAGCTCGAATTTGCCTTTGAAGACATGTACAATGCAGACAGGA aGGTGAAAGGAAACCTGATTTTGCACCTCGAACCAGAACCTTTGCCCACTGTGACTGATCAGATCCAAGATGAAGAACTGGACCTTTCAATGGAACAAGAAAATTTAGGTGAAACTGAAAAACCTCCAGTGACAGAAGCTGAAACAATATGTCCTGGTGAAGCAGATG ttccCTTGGCAATGAAGACCCAGCAACTCCCttcaaaaattctttttaaaaaattattaaataagattCGAAACCAGAAATCTCTATGGACAATTAAATCCATGTCTGAGGATGAAAGTGAAATGACTACGACTATTAGTGAAACTGAGAGTAAAGCACCAACATTTGAATCAGAAACAACTGCTATTGAAGAGGGAACATTATCCTCTAGGCAGGAACAAG TTGAAAGTGATATGCTAACAGTTGACTCTGGACCACTCACTAGTGAAGATCAACCAATTTCATGTGATGCAGACTCTAAAAAGGaacaag AAATAAATGAGACCCAAACAATCACAGCTGTAGCTCAGAGTTCAGTTCTACTCCATCCTCAAGAGGAAGCAACCAGAATTAGAATGGCAGCAAGACAGAAACAG atAATGGAAATAGAAGAGCAGAAGCAAAAGCAATTGGAATTACTTGAACAAATTGAACAACAGAAGTTAAGATTAGAATCTGATTGCTTCAGGGCTCagctggaagaagaaaaaagaaaacaacctcACCAGACTGAG gttGGAACTTCTCAAGCATCGTGCACCATAGGTACTGCTGAAGATAGTCATAGGCAGATGATTCGCAACTATCAACATCAGCTTTTACAGCAAAAGAG GCTTCATAGACAGTCTGTTGAAACAGCCAGGAAACAATTACTCCAATATCAGACTATGCTAAAAGGAAAGCATCCATCCATCCCAGCTGCATCATCAGTATCTGATTCTGTTGTATCAGCCCCACTACGGAAATATGAAAGACCCACTATTATATCAGAACTTTGGGATCAAGGTCAGCAACCCAAATTGAGCCCTAATAGATATCAACCTATACAACCCTCACAGATCCCCCAATTAGAACAAGATTATTTTCAGGTTCCAAGGCAAAACCGCTTTCCACAAAGACAGGTAGGGACAACAGAAACAAATGTTTTAGCAAAGAAATGTTTGGGATCACAAGAACAGCCAAAGCAATTTTCACAGACTGAAACACAGCAGAGAGACTATAAATCAGTTTCTAAAGATTCTCATATATTTTCAAGGACTTTATCACATGATGGGCCACTAATATTGCAGCATGCTAATGAAGTAGCTGGAACTTTAGAGTCCCAGCAGATGTTCTCAGAGAATAATGAAAATACAGCTTCTAAGCCAAGGGAACCTTCTTTATTCCTACCACTGTTAGCTGAGCATTCTTTTATATCTCTGCCTACTAAAGTTGAATCTGGAAAAATCCAGGAACCCTTTTCAGCTATGAGCAAAGGTACAGTTTCTGTAAGCCACTCTGTAATCAGCCAAATGCAGGATGAGTCTTTCCCATCCTCAGAGAACATCACAGCCCAGAAAGGTCATTTGAAGCTTCTCCAAGAGCAGTTAGACCTACAGAAGGAAGTTCTTCGGTCCAGACAGGAAGCCCAGGAACAATTGCTTTTGGGCAAACAAAAAGACTTGGAAGGGCAAACCGGCACCTCTGTATTCCTTCCATTGGTACCTATGGATTCGTTTGCTTCACTGCCTTCTGCCAAAGCTGAATCAGGGAGAATCCAGGAACCTTCTCCATCCGAGATTGACACTGCAGTTTCCTCAGGCCATCCTGGGGTCCCACAACTTCAGGATAGGCTTTTGGGTTTTTCACAGTCTATCTTATCACagcaagaaaatttaaaatttcttcacGAACAGTTAAATATTCAGAGAGACAACATTCAGGCCAGGCGGGAAGCCCAGGAAGTATTACCTGTACATAAACAGGGTGAGCTGGGTGGAAGAGTATGGTCTGAACAGACTGAGccaccttctctcccctctcAGGTAGCTCAGCATACATTTCCTCCATTCGTTTCTGCTGGTACTCAGTCTGGAAAAATCTGGGAGCTGTGTTCATCTAAAAATGAGGAGAGACTTCTTTCAACCCAATCTGAAATCCCCAAATCTCAGGATGGCTCTTTGAGTTTCCTGCAACAGTTCCTACCTTTGCACAATAGTTTGAAGTTGCTCCAAGAACAACTGACTGCACAGAGGGATGCTCTTCAGGCGAGGCATGAAGCCCAGATGGAATTACTTTCACATAGACAAAGGGATTTAAGAGACAGTAAGTCTGGACAGATGAGTTCTTCATTCCCACCAATGGGTGCTCAACGTTCAGTTGCGTTGCAAGCTTCTGCTAAAACAGAGCCCAGAAGAATTGAGAATCCTTATTTGTCTGAGAAGGAAAGTACTGTTCCCACAAGTCACTCGGTAATCCCAACATTTCAGGATGAGTCTTTCAGTTCTCCACAGCATAGCCTGCCACAGCAAGAAAATTTGACAGCACCCCAAAGTGAATTTGAAAAAGGAATTTCTTCTGAGCAGACTGACACCTCTTTATCCCTATCCCAAGTAGTTGAATCTGAAAGATGCCGGGAATTTTTGTCAAGTGACAGTGCAGGTCCCTTAAGCCATTCTAAGATCCCAAGGTTTCAGGAAAGATTTCTGAGATTTTCACAGGGTCATTTAGAGGAACACCAAGAATGGCTAGACACACAGGAGGCCCTTCGCGTTAGCCAAAAAACCCAAGGAAATGCATCTTCTGAACAAACTGGTTCCTCCTCATTTGTACCACAGTTAGGACACCTTTCATTTGCTTCAGTACCTTCTGAATATGGTAAAACCCAGGAACCTCTTTCATCAGAGAGGGATGGTAAAATTCCTTCAAACCATTTTCAGATCCCAGAATTGCAAGATAGGCTTTCGAAGATATCACAGCTTATCCATCCTCAACAAGATAATTTGAAGGCGCTTCAAGAACGGTTAGCAGCACAAAGGGAAGCCATCGTCCAGTCTAGACAGAAAGCCCAGGAAGAACATGAACAGAGTCAGTGGAGGGAAGGAATATCTCTTGAGCAGGATGGCACCTCTTCCTTCTTACCCCTAAGGGTGCAATATTCATTTGCTTCATTACCTCTAACTGAATCTGATAGAATCCAAGAACCTTGCCCAACTGAGAGTGATAATACAGCCCCCTCAAGTCATTCTGAGATACCAAGATTGCCTGCTAGTCTTTTGGGTTTATCACAGTCTGTTTTACCTCAGCTTATATTGCCCAGACAAAATAAATTTGAGGAAAAGTTATCTTCTGAGCATTTTATTCAACCTCACCATCATGATTTGATGGTACTTCAGCAGCAATTGGATCTACAAAGGGAAGCCATTCGATTTAGGCAGGAAGCCCAAGAAGAATTGCTTTCACAAAGACTAAGTAAATTGGAGAAAGGGGTATTATCTGAGCAGGTTAGCTCCTCTTTAACCTTATCCCAGGTAGCACTGCCTGTTGACTCTGAAAGAATCCAGAATTCTTTCCCAACCAGATCACAGGATAGGCCTTTAAGTTTCTCACAACCTAGTCTGCCTCAGCAAGTCGATTTGACAGCACACTTGGACTTGCAAAAGGAAATGGTGCCCTCTGATGAGAAGGCCCAGGAGGAACTACTTTTAACCAGAAGAAGTAAGTTGATTGAAAGTGAATCTTCTGAGAACACTGTTCCTTCTTTATTTCTACCCAAGGAAAGAGaacattcatttatttcactACCTTTTGCTGAAgttaaatataaagacatttGTGAATCAGATTCATCCAGGAATGAACATACAGTTTCTTTAAGCGATTCTGTGATCCCAAAATTTCAAGGGAGACTTTTAAGTTTTTCACAGTCTAACTTAGCTCAGCAACATAACTTGGGACTTCAGAAGCAGTTGGATCTACAAAGAGAAGTTTTGCATTATAGCCAAAAAGCCCAAGAAGAACTGCTAGTACAGAGACAAACCACATTGCAGCAGCAGATACAGAAACACCAAGAGACCTTGAAGGATTTCCTTAAAGACAGTCAG ACAAGTAAGCCCACTCTTGAAAATGACTTACACCAGATGCTCAGAGAGAGGCTTCCTCATTTCCAAGACCAAGCAAGAGGTGATGATGAAAAGATTAGTTCTGTAGACAGGAGCAACTCTGATGATAATCAGCTGTTTTCAGAAG GTGAGCATCTGAACAAAGAACTGGGTAGGAGAGCCTCAAAGCCACCTGTAGCAAAAGTTAAATGTGGATTGGACTTGAACCAACATGAACTTAGTGCGATACAAGAGGTAGAATCACCGGCAAGTGGCAGACCTTCTATACTAG GTAATCCAGATTTTTATCAAGACAGAGACCCCCTAAGGGTCTCTATAAGTCGAGAACAAAGTTTTCTTGGGGCGCCATTGGACTGTGATCCATCTGCTCATCCTGACCCGATTGCACAGGAGAACATCTGTGGTGATAACTCTAATGAAACAG TCAAGGTCAAAGAGGCTGTGGTTGAGAATCAGGCAGTATTAAGTTATGCTGTGGACAGAGAAGAGCGTACATATCTGAGTGCAGCTGTGAGGCCAGATAATAAG GCTGAAACACAAGAGATTTATCATGAGCCATTATCTTCAATAACTATTTCTACTGGAAGCTTAAGTAATGAAAACACAGATTTGAGCTTTACAGATCCAG AGTCATTTTCAGAGCATGTGGACCATGGGGAACAAGGATCTACCACTGgcaaagaagcagcagcagcagctatgTTAAGTTCTACAGTTCCTCCATCACAAGTTATTTATCAAAGGCAGGACTCTTGGGATGTTCTTAAACCTCTGTCCCCTGCAGTAGAAAAATTTATACCTGGTCAAGCACACGTTCAGCAGCCGATAGACAAGTACATAAATGAAGCAAATCTGATGACTGAAAAAACAGACTTGCAGG TTGAACTTGACTTTCCCGAATTGGAATACATTTTTCCAAGCTTGCATCGTCAGCTGTTTAAACCCTTAGAACCACAGCCAGATTTTGATTTGTCATCATTATCCTCTGGGATTTCTCAAGAGAGCAGAGACTTTTACCAG AGCTCAGAGGCTTCATGTGAAAGCCACCGTGCAGCTGTACCTCCCAAAAGAACAGCTTCTTTTACAGCACTGAGGAGGACCAGCCTGCCTTCTCCTCTTAACACAAGCCTGAGTCAGCAACCTGACCCTAACCTGACTCGTGCTGCAGCTCTGAGTTTTGGCACAGAAAATATTATTGAGG GATCTGAACAATCTTTTCAACAGCTTCTGCCAGAATTTTCTTCACAGGAGGGGATCCAGCATGCTGACCTACCAAGTATTTTTAGCATTGAAGCAAGAGATTCTTCCCAAGGCATGGAAAATCAGTACTCCTCTGAACCAActgaaatattacaaaataagAGGGGAAATGTTCATTTCCAGCTCTCTGTAGGAAATTTGAAAAGTTCAGTCTTCAGTTCATCTGCTGAAGCTAATGTATTTCATCAATTAAATATAGCACATAGCACTCCATGTGGTTCTACCTCTAGTGAGTGCTCAGTGAAAGACCAATTAGAAGGCCAAAAAGAAGGACTGGGCTTTGaagaactatcagaaagaggGGCTGATAAAGTGTTAGACAGTCAAGGGCTCACTGAAGAGGATAAAAATGAAACCTGTGGAGTTCTAAGTGTAAATCCAGATGTACAGGAAATTGACTCACAATTATGTGTAAGAACAGTGGAGATGGGAACTTCAGTTCAGATACCACATACTATTCAGAATGAAAAGCATTTTGAGAATTCTATTAAAGCAGAAGCTCCAAAAATCATACCAAACCTGTCTCAGCCATCACAATCAGAGTTGTTTTCCACTTCTGGATCATTTCTACAACAGAGCTCTATTCCAGTCTGG GAGACAGAGTCTGGCCATGGTATAATGGAAGAACCAGAACTTACGTTAGTAAGCACCAGCGACATCAGTATTGCTGAAATGGATTTTGCAAATTTATCCATAGAAGAAAAGAATGAGGCAAGAAGTTTTCAG GAGAGTGAATTTCTGCCTCTTGTACCAGAAACAGAAAACTCAAAGTATCCAGCAGCACCAGACCATTCTGTGGAGAAGCCAGCTGCAGTGTCTGCAG AAACCCTCTCAAAGTTTACACCTGCACCAGGAAGCTTACAAGAAGCatttgcaaagagaaaaaaatcatttatagaGAGATCCtgccagagacagaaagaaataaggaataaaACACATGTTTTTAGAAATCCTGAAAACCAAGTGATTAAGACAACACTTTCTATAG GTTCACATGTGAGTGGCCTAAAAAGTCATGTTAGAGTGTCACTTCCCGAAGACAGAAAGGCTGCACAGGCCCTCAAGCACCAAAGGACTCTAAG GTTACACAATCAGTTACCTGAAGTGAAACggcaaaaggaagagaaagcaaagcaagaaGCTTATGCCCAAAACGGAGCTAGAGCAAAGGAATTTCATAAG AAAACACTAGAGAAACTTCGAGCCAAAAATACATGCTGA